The sequence below is a genomic window from Strix uralensis isolate ZFMK-TIS-50842 chromosome 11, bStrUra1, whole genome shotgun sequence.
CCAGCACGTGGTTATCAGTTTTCTGTAATGGTCACTGGGAAAGACAGTGGCAAGAAAACTGGCATTATCTTGGCATTTCCAGTTCCTCTGACTCTTGTCATCCAAGTGTTGACTAAAATAAGGCAGGATGGTGGCCTAGGGCTTCATCAGCTGTCTGTGTTGGAGACGTGGAGGAGCCTGGCTTGGCAGGGAGAAGCACAGAAGTGATCTGTCACTGTCCGACTCCCAAGTTTTACAATTTGGAATCTCATTTGGTTCCTGTTTTGTAAGTAACATTATGTGCCATAACACTTTCCACAGCACAGTGCTGCAGGGATTGCCTTTCTTGGGACAAGTCAGCTTTTTGATTTTGGTGCGTCAGTCCCTGAATAGCCGTGACCTATTCTACTGAAAGACTGTTGTCCTTGTGCTGTGCTCTGTGGAAGGACTACGGTGTGTTCCTTTGGGACAGGCGCTGAGAATTTGGGCTAAGTGGTGTTTTCAGGCAGTTGAAACCCAAATTACTAATAGCATTACAGTTCCAGCTGGATTCCAGCTTTTTCTTAACTAACCCTTGGTCTGTAGCCCATTTCTGATGTGGAAACCAGCGTTTACAGCAGGTCACTAAGAGATAATTGTAAAATGTTACATTCACATAACAGGATCCCtacctgtgttttattttctcccatatttacattttttatgtgGGCACATTGTAAGGCTGAACTCTCTGGGCTCGGGCGGGGGCTGAGGGGGCCTCCGCTGTATCCGCCCAGTGCTGAGCGTCCTTACGGCTGTGGGCATCCATCTTGGTTCAGCAAGTCTTATATTAATGTCTTTCTAACCATCAGAACTAGGGTTAAGcatctaaaatgttttaaatccaGTTTCACGCCTTCTTAAATCTGAAGCAACCTTATAATTGTTAGCAATACAGACTGCCAATCATTTGGTTTTTCTCCTAAGCTTTTTACACCAAAGAGATGTAAACAGTTGTTCGGTTTTTGTAAGGAAATTTCCCTGAAAAGCACACGGAATAGAAAATCCTTTATGTAGGGGTTTTAAAGAATCTTTAGATTTGCTGCATTTAAGAGGTAAGGAATTGCATTctaagaaatccttttttttttttttttttcatatatgatCCATCTTACTCTCTTTCTTTCCCACATTGTTTCAACATTTCTAAGATAATTGTCTGTAGTGCTTTTCCTAGAAATTCTGCTGTTACCGATTTGGATAATGGTGGCACATGGATGAAAGCGGCTCTTCCATTGCCATAGTACAGAGAAGTGTAGTAGGTGTAATCGCAGATATACCTGCAATattaagaacaaaaccagagaCCTGAATTAAGAGTGAACTttgctgaaatttaatttttttttaagtagccaAACCAGATCTGGtttatgaaattattaaaaacatattcgCTTAGTGAataaaggaaatgctgaaataagCCAAATTTGAGAAACAAATGTTCCTTATCTGATGGTTTGGTTTCTCAGACACCCACCCAGAaggaactttaaataaaaaaatcacaagacgTGCGTTCTTTTCTAGGCTTGTATAAGCTGTGTGAGATGGGAAAGGTGACACAGCCCACTGGAACTACAACTGTGTAATACAGTTTTTTGTGCAAGTTGTACAATCTCACCatctggaggggttttttttccttatcaccCTACTGTTTAACTTGCAGGTGCAAATCCTGAAATTAAGGGCCAAGATTAGctgattgtaattttttttttaaagagatcatttactgttttctctgttttccttttaaattaagaCTAGAATAATAGAAAATTGCTTCGGTACTACTGAAACACATAATGAGATCACAGGCATCGTTCTAAAGGTACCTGTAATTGCTCTGCTCTTCAGTGTATGTATTTACATTTTGTATCCCTCCCAGTTgggaaaaatagattaaaatctgCTACTAGTCAGTATTGCTTTCAGACTCTCTTAATAGCTCAGGTTTACTGGGGTTGTTAATCACAGGGTGTGCCATGTTGAAACTTGTTTCTTTTGGAATTTACAAATCCATGGAAAAATATCTACTGGCTGTAGCTTTTCATGAAGGCTGCTTTACATTAAATTTATCCCAGTTTCAGACTTGTGCCCCTCTGAAGACTTTACTTCAAAGTGGTTTTGGTTGGAGGAAAAGTCATTGCAAAGATTCTTCAAGGTTAAATGAGCTGATTGAGTTACTTCTGCTTTTACTGTGAGCCCTCGATATGCAGTGTTTACCTTCCCGCATCTCTGGAAAAGATGATATCAATCCCTtccactgaaatgtttttccagAGACTCTTCATATTAATTGTAGATTCAATCTTTTCCGGGCCATCTAGCATGCAACAGCCACCTTCTGGGTGCAAACCACAAGCATCCATCTCTTGGTAGCCTTTGTTCTTCCCACACTGCTCAAGGATGATGAGTGCTTTGGCGGATGAAGCCAGCCCAACATGAACAGTAAGCTGTTTTTTCCCACCAGAGCGaataacaggaaattaaaaatgagacctgtttttttaaaaacatgtaatgcAATAGTGCCAAGCATTATGTGAAATACTAGCTTCAAGGTAGGGAGTCTTTCTGTAGCTCATGCCTACAGAAAACTTCGATAAGAGATtataaatgtgaattaaaaaaatgcctttgttttTGTTGGGTCTAGTCAGCTCAGGACTTCAGAGCTGCAGTACCTTTTTTGCAGTTTAGGgtggattttttctttcctttgtgcaGCATGCAGTTAGGCTGTTGAAATGGCATGGGGTTAAAACAGCATGTGAATTACTGTGTGCTCCGCATTTCAGTTTGAAACCTTTTAATAGTAACTTCCCAGAGTTGTCTGATGCACATACTGTGCAATACGCTTTTGGAGATCTTTTTAAAGATTCCCTCAGAATAATAAGATTCATAAGCAAAGGGGAAAAGTTATGTAACTTTCGAATTACTCACCAGTGGCTGAAGAGTTGTCCATATCTTGAAGACTTGCTCCTTTGCTTTTTGGTAAACCACGGGCAGCTGCATGATACGGAGATCAATGTTTTTACCCAGGCCTCTCTTGGACAGTTCCTGTGATTACAAAAAAGCCACCATGGACTTGTAAGAGCACTGGATTTCTCAGAGTGTGGTAAAGAAATCAGGCTGGTCCGACTGAGAAAACATCTGAAAGAGCAATGCAGGGCTGTCTAAGCTCAAGGCTCCTAAACACTGATCTGCAGTGAGTTCACTTGTTTTGCAGTAGCTCCCATTTTAACTGGGAGAGCCTAAAATGTGCTGAACGGTTTCCTAATGTCACGTCCACTTGGAGCAGTTGTGTTTTCCAAAGGGATGCTCAGTCTCCAGTGGGCAGGAATGGTTATTGCGTAGGGACTGGTCCATGGAGGGCCATGAAATACAGGATCCCTCAGGAAAGGTCCACCCTTGAAAGCATCTAAATAGGTTTTGATACAGGTAAAAGCTGTTCCTCCCAGAGATCTAGTAGGTCAACCTGTGCTATCAAGAGAAATGAAGGAGAGTTCATATTAGCCGTCCACTCAAGTGACACGCGATGTGCCATCTTGAACTGGTTCAAGGTGACTGTCAACATGAGGAAGGTCACATTtagaatgtttttaatttctttctttgttctagAATCTGTTGCTCTagtaaaagaaaatgtcacttaCTGGGATGCTACTTCTTTGTCATTTACATACAGTTGATTTTCCACACAGGACCTTTCCCCAGAGGAAACAAAATTTATGCTGAGGACTGAGGTGAAAGAAACGAAGGTGCCCTTGAAAGCAGCAGGTTGGCCAGATGGTTGGAATATGGTCTGGAGAATAAATGTCATATGGGAATgacttgaaattattttgtcagTGGAAGATGGCTAACAAGTAAGGCATAAGCCTCTAAGTAGAAAAAGGCTGCTGCAATGGCAGCATGCAGAAGGGAGGTACGGAggtagaaagcttcatccaagAAAATCAAATGGTGTTTGGAAATCCCTGTTGCAGTTGAGTAGACCACTACCAAAGGAGGGTGCAGGTGATGATTCTAGGGGGGGCATAGGCAAAAAGTCAGCAGCAGAGGTGTGTGATTAGCCCAAGAAACCTGTAACTTTATACTAAATGTCATTGTCTTCTCAAGCTTTCATTTCTCACTAAGGATACTTGTGTGGATGAGGCCCACAGTTCTATGCCGTGCTAACTGGGAAATTTGCCCTTCAACACTGGCTTCCTATATAAAGTGTTCCAATTTTCTTGTCAGCGGAAACATTGATTAGCTGTGCTCAATAAACTATTTGACACAAGCAAGGAAACAATGCCTGCAGGGAAGTAAACACATTTAGAGAACAGTGCCAGCCTTTTTTCCTCTGGGCGCTGACAGTCTTTGAGAGACCATTGCATCATCTTGCCTAAGAATGCTGTACTGTGTCTTAgcttccaaaaaagaaaaccccagcTGGTTCACaattagcattttcttttctaaagcatctttaattttaacatttaatgaGATTCTTCCTTTTTGACTGTAAGGCTTAGAGGACTCAACTACCCGTAACTTTGGTACAGAATGTGGAGACCCAAAGTAAGTTGTGAGGCTGTTCTCCTCTCATGCTCTCTGGACTGATGCTCTGTTGTCACTATTTGTCATGGGAGAAACATGCAGAAATACTCTTGTGCAGGACAAAATCAGAAGCTGGCCAATAGCAGAGCACTGAGAATTTGTGTCAAAGGAAGAGAGTTCACTATGTCCTAAGCAATTTCAGCATGTTGTAAGTATTACTTTGTTGTCTAAGAATCCAAACCATGGGCTTATACGCCATTAGACCAGATGTTGTGCAAACATgggacaacaaaaaaaaaaaaaaaaaaggttgttccTTGTCTCAGCCTTAACCAAAACCATTTTTGCATTCAAGGTGAGAGACTGAAGATGGTTAGAGGAGGATGACTGCATCTGACAACTTGAGCTCACGCTGGTGAGTTAATTCAGTAAACAAGTGCCTGCCTTTTGTAGTTGAAACAGCAGAGGAAACTTCAAAGGAGGACAAAAGTTTTGGAGGACATTTTTGTGGGAAAAGTGGTTCAAAAGAAAGCATGAAGCTGCTTTGTTGGGAAGGTCTTCTAAAAGGGAAATGAAATCCTACATTATCAGCTGATGACCTTGAGCTGGTGGTGAGTTGCAGTCATAGTCCTGGTCTGCTGGAGTTCTGGCCCACATTGTTACGCAGCCTTCCCCAAAGAGAAGGGATTTGCACAGAACAGTTGTGCTCAGATGTGGTGGTGGTGTGTCACATGGGGTGTTAGAAACATCTTGAACTTCTAGAAAACTCCAGAAAATGTCACTGAGTTTGCCTGAGTTTTTACTGATTTGGGTtgccagggaggggggcagggggctgcatGTGTTAATTTTGTGAACCTGATTCAAAAAGGCTGTAGAAGGAAAACCAGAAGTTTTTAGTTGACCTAGACAGTCTGCAGGTATGTTgcaaaaaaaggttttttgtttggttgtttagtagtttttggttttttttttaatcctgaagaTACCTTTTTAAAGCTTTAGGGATGTAAGAAAGTTCAAGAAGAGAAATGAAGGCACTAAATAGCAATGTCGTCTTAGTTTCACAGATGATGAAACTAaagcagagagggagacagagagaTTAAATGACAAATTTCCAAAGACCACATGGTCAGTGGCAGGATGAAAACTGCACTCAGAGATCTGATCCTCATCTCCCGATAGCAAACATAGTTCCCAGAAGCAGTTGGAAATGTGACCTGTTCTTTGCACTAACAGTTTAATTACTATGAATGTTGTCACTCAACTTACATTTGTGCCCTATTAACTGGGGACTTTGACCTTGATGGTAGACTGCCCTGGGAGGTTATTTAGCTGCCAAGTTGCAGACAGGAGTTTCTGGAGGAGACACAGAAACAGGGTCAGATCAAGGGTTATTAGGTGGGACCATCAATCTGTAATGTGGACTAAATAATTCAGGAGATCTGGGACTCTGAAGGTCCCATGTGGTGCTGAAGAACTAACACATCATGGTAACTCAGTGTGATCTGTCAGCAAATGCAAAGTAAATACTTGCTGGTGTTTTCCTTTAGAGAGAATGTTCTGCACTTCCAGAGTTAAAAGTGCTGCTGGTGGACCTTTTGTGGGTATTTTAGGAGGGTATTTCAGGTGAATGGAGTTACGAGAACCATGAAAAACTTAGTGAGACAGGTTTTTAAAAGAGAAGCTGTCTTTCTGGTGCTAGACAACCAtcttgggccatgtcacagtgtctATAAAAACTCTGAAGCTTTTCTCAATGACCCTGAATTGACAGGTTCAAATGTACTTTCAGATCCACTTGAATATCCATTTCCCTGAACACTCGAGGGTACTTGCTAAGTAACGAGTACTCTGTGGATGCAGTGCTGCTGAGTGCCTTCTGTGTATGTCTTGTGCTGTGATGAGAACGTGGGTTCATGAAAAAACAATGGGGCACTCCTCACATTcttggaaaattatattttcatattcGAAACCAGGCAATGTGGGACAATGCACTGCTCCATAGTATCAATAAGAAACCCAATAATTCAGAACAAATACTCTTTCTAAACGAACAGAAATAGAGATTTGGAGAGTTTTATCAGCATTTATCACCTGATTCTTGTGgatttcagaaaactgaaattggCTTATTCAACGAAAAGGTAGTCATAAATAGTTAATTTGTAAGAGAAACAATACCACACAGCCATTTTTCTGAGTGCCCAATGAGGGCATAGAAGGGATGTGACTATTGGAATGGGCTGGTGCTTACTGAATCAATCTCTGAGCCTCCCTATGGCAAGAGAAGAGGTTCAGGAAAACAGCTGATCCCATCAGTGAGGCAGAGCACAACAGCTTCTTACGGAGAAGCTGTAACAGGGGTTTTAAGGAAGCAGTTGTGTGTAAGAGCAAGCATTGCTCACAGAAGTGAAGCCATTGTTCTCTGGTGAAGACTCCCATTTCAAAACACATGGAGGGCGAGGCTACGCTTGGAGAATTAGGACCCTGGAACTCCTGGTACATGCATTTTTACAGGATTTCAGATGCTTTTGCTATAAAGACCCTTCTGGGATGTGAACTTTTAAGATCACACGTATCAGTGTTACAACGTCTCTGAGGGTACCACGGTATCCAGGCTTTTGATAAGAACCCAGTTCATTTTGAAGTAGTAATTAGGATAGTTCGGGATAATGCTGCAAAAGCATTAAGCCTGAGCAGTCGTTCTTAGTAGCTCCGGTCTGGCTGCTCAGTACTTTCTTGGGGATGAGCTTGGGTGTACTCTTGCTTGGTTCTCAGAAAAGAGACTCAGCAGGAGGCCTTTATGTCACTTCAGTGATCCATGCAGAAACCCTAAGCCAAGACAGAATTACTTCCAGATGTAAATACTAAATTTTGCTATCTTTAATATATGTGCATAAACTTCCTGAAGACCATGGGGCTACACTTGTGAACAAGGCCAATGGAACAATACTGTGAGATATTGCTATTTAGCATGGAGAAGCCTATCAAAATTGAAAGTACTTCCAGATTTGCAGCAACTTTCCCTGAATGGTCTGGATTAACCACCTTTGCCAGGGAATAGGAAACCAAAGCAGCGTCCCCAGTATGAATACAAATTCATTCCACACAGAGGGTGTCACATCAGAGGGAGATGGATTTGTTCTCCTCCATAGACAAGGACTGACATCTGTTCCATTATGGAATGCTGAAGCCCTTGTTACATAACTTCCTGGCATAGCCAGCACATGGCATTGTACAGAAAACTCATCTCAACAGTGCGCTTTCACTTCAGGCTGTCTTACTTGAAGATAAAgaacatgtctttttttcagcCAGAAGAGGATGATCTTGTATCCAAAATTAGAACCAATAGGAATCAGAAAATAATAAGCAAAACACTGTCAACTGACAAAGATTTGTTGTTCAGGGCACAGGTCAAGTTGGAGTTAAGATAATTTATGGGTCTCCTGTGATGACTGGGGTAAAGGTACCATggaagtatttttgtttcttattagCCTACAGGGATAACATCCCTCATGACTTTGGGTGGGTAATAGACTTATTCTACCAAACACCAAGTTGCACTTGGCATTCTTCACCCAACAAAGCTAGAATAGAAAATATTTACGGGTTGTGGAGTTGCTGTAGCTTTGGTCTTTGGGAAAATGTACTAGCTCCTTGGTTTTCAGTCATCTTGACTTAACTACACTTCATTTTCAAGACAGATATTCAGTAGCTGCCAACAAAACTTGTAATATGGTTATAGTCCTGTAGAGTCGTTATCTTTCTATCACTACTAATACTTTCTTCTAGCTATCTTTGTCATTTCACTGTCCAGAATAATTTAAATGTGGGCTTATTTCAGTCTCCATAATAGAACATAGCCCCCTCAGTTTGTTTTACATGTCTTGCTTTCCATTTTTACCAGCATTATCTCTCATCTCTTGCAGATATTGGACCAGTCTTCCAATTCGGTTTTACTATCTTGACTTTTCCCCAACTAGTTTCAGATTTCTTTATGTTAACCTTCTTCCTACCTTGGAATTGTAAAGAACTTGTGTGAAAGA
It includes:
- the PGPEP1L gene encoding LOW QUALITY PROTEIN: pyroglutamyl-peptidase 1-like protein (The sequence of the model RefSeq protein was modified relative to this genomic sequence to represent the inferred CDS: deleted 4 bases in 2 codons); translation: MKNIAGYFAKSFFKTFLFFLGTIACLKKGKEAWGSPSQSASVRLLFLIQRCFGPFRQYLVNSSWEAVKELSKRGLGKNIDLRIMQLPVVYQKAKEQVFKIWTTLQPLLTVHVGLASSAKALIILEQCGKNKGYQEMDACGLHPEGGCCMLDGPEKIESTINMKSLWKNISVEGIDIIFSRDAGRYICDYTYYTSLYYGNGRAAFIHVPPLSKSVTAEFLGKALQTIILEMLKQCGKERE